Below is a genomic region from Treponema sp. OMZ 798.
TGGGGTTAATATTTACGCGTTCAATGCTGATATTTTTCTGCTCAATTTTATACTTTTCAAAAAGCTCTTTTAATTTTAAAATAGCATCATCGTTTTTATTTTTTGCTTCAGATAAGTCCTTATCCTTTGAAAAAACCGAAAAAGAAATCGAAACCTGATCGGGGGATTTTAAAATTGCAGAACGCCCTGTAACGCTTATAAAACGATTTTCGTTTACTGCAGGACTACATGCATTAAACAAAACAAAACTTATACATAAAACGGCAATAAGTTTTATGCCCTTAATGATAGAATCTTTCATAAAGCCTCCAAATTGCGCACTTGCAAAAAGGTAAAAAAGTTCTTTGTAAGTGTACAGTAAAAACAACAAAATTTTGACCGATAAAGTTACGATTTTTTATTTTTAGTCTTTAAAAATCAATAAAACTATGCTATCATTTAAATAGGAAAAAGTTTTTATGGAGTTATAATAAACAGCTAGGTAGGAATTCTACCTCGCTGTTTATTTTCGAGTTTGCCTTTCAGGCAAACATCGTTATATTGTATGCGGTTTGAGAACAAACCGCTTGAAAAAACTTTTTGTAAGGATTTGATAATCCTTACAAAAAGTTTTTATGGAGGAACTTATGAAAATAATGATGGTTACAAGCGAGCTTGTTCCATTTGCAAAGGTAGGAGGACTGGCTGATGCCGTTACAGCCTTATCAATAGCTCTTGCAAAAAAGGGACATGATGTCAGAATAGTAATGCCGCGTTATTATAAGATTGATCGAAAAAACTTAAAACAAATTCCGGGAGCAATGGCTGTTCATTTAGGCCCTTATGAACATTGGGTAGGAGTTTATGAGTCACACCTGCCTTCTCCAAAGGTAAAGGTTTATTTTATAGACCATGAACAAGCCTTCGGCAGGGATGGTGTTTACGGTTCTTCTTTTGAGCCGGATTTTTCGGATAATACAAAGAGATTTTCGCTTTTAGCCCATGCAGCTTTTCAAGTTTGCCGAAAACAGGGATGGATTCCCGACATTGTACATGCCCATGATTGGGCCACAGGCTTAGTACCCGTACTTTTACGCTTTACCGAAAAAAATACCGAATTTAAAAATACGGCAAGTATTTTTACTATTCATAATATGGGCTATCAGGGTGTTTATTCAAAGCACACCTTCCCCGATACAGGCCTGGATTGGAGTGATTTTTACAGTACGGGCTTTGAAGATTGGGATAGAATAAATTTTTTAAAAGCAGCCCTTGTTTCATCGGATATGCTTACCACAGTTTCTCCTACTTATGCGGAAGAAATTAAACGCCCCGAATTCGGCTTTAGGATGGACGGTATTTTGCGTTACAGGGAAAAAGAACTGATAGGAATTTTAAACGGGGTAGATACCTCAATCTGGAATCCGTCAAAAGACGAGTATATTCCTTATCGATATAATTCTAAGACTCTTGAAGAAAAAGAAAAAAATAAGGCTGTGTTACAGGAAAGACTAGGACTTGAAATTGACCCTTCTATTCCGGTTTTTGGAATGATAAGCCGATTGGTTGATCAAAAAGGAATTTCCGAGCTTTTCGGCCCGATGTACGGCTCGGCCTTTAAGATATGTTCCGATATAAAACTGCAAATGATTGTATTAGGAGCAGGAGAATCTTGGTGCGAGAAGGAGCTTAATTTTCTTTCCCAAAGGTTGCCTAATTTTAGAGCTTATATAGGTTATAATGAAGAATTAAGCCATCTGATTGAAGCCGGAAGCGATTTTTTCTTAATGCCTTCACGATATGAACCATGCGGCTTAAACCAAATGTATTCTCTTATTTACGGAACCTTGCCTATTGTCCGAAAAACAGGAGGGCTTGCAGACACTGTAGAAAACTATAATGAAGAAACGGGAGAGGGGACAGGTTTTGTTCTTGAATACTTGAGCCCGCAAAGCATCTATGATACGGTCGGCTGGGCAACTTATGCATGGTATAATAAAAAAGATCATATAAAAAAGATGAGAACCAAGGCCATGGGTAAAAAGTTCGGATGGACCATAGCTGCGGAAAAATATCTAAAAGTATATGCTGATGCTATTGAAAAAAAAGCTTCCATGCTATAGACTAAAGAAAAAAGGAGGAGGTTTTAAAACCTTATTTCTATGATAAAATATGTAACTTCATTTTTTAAAGCCATTAACGCAAATGCTCATCCGGGTGATATAGCCCACGCTGCGGCCCTAGGTCTTTTTTTGGCAATATTGCCTAAAAATAATCTAACATTTACATTCTTGTTTTTTTTATCTATTTTTATCCGCATAAATAAAGGTGCATTTTTTTTATCCTTTATTTTGTTCGGATTTATAACTCCTTTTATGGATGTGCTGATAAATAATATAGGATTTTGGGTAGTGCAGCTGCCTTTTTTACACCCCATATTTTTAATCCTGGAAAACATTCCCTTTGTAGCTCTTTTTAAGCTTTCAAATACAATGGTTTTAGGCGGTATAGTTTGGGGACTTATACTGTATACCCCTGTATACATCTTAACAAGAATTATAACTGCTAAATATCGAAAATATATGCAGCCGGCTGTAGGAAATGCAAAGGGGGTAGGTATTTTAGGTAAGATACCTATTCTTCGTCATTTAACAAAAATATCTGATATAAAGGACAATTTCTAGTATGGAAGATAAAAATAAAGAATCATTGCAAAAAGATGAACTAAAATCCGCCAAGAAGGCTGCTAAAGAAGCAAAAAAACTTGAAAAGGTAAAAAGACTTTTTAAAAAGCGGTATACAAAAAGATCTCTTAATCGAAAAATTTACAAAAAGATTTTTATTCCGGCGGATAAAGATTTTATCCGAGGTTTTATAGTTTCGAGCATAGATGAAAAGACAAACAAAGAGTACTTTGAATTCGATAAGACAAAGATTAACGATAAAAATCAACTAAAGCGGATAAACAAAATAGCTTTAGAAATAGGCAGACAAAAGGGAAGGGTGAATATTCCGGCAGTATTGGCTGCCCTGGCTTGTGTTTTTGCCGTTCTATTCTTTGTATATATTTTTAGAAATGCGTTGGCAAAAAAAATAGTTGTAGGAGCTTCCGAAGCAGCCTTCGGT
It encodes:
- the glgA gene encoding glycogen synthase GlgA, which translates into the protein MKIMMVTSELVPFAKVGGLADAVTALSIALAKKGHDVRIVMPRYYKIDRKNLKQIPGAMAVHLGPYEHWVGVYESHLPSPKVKVYFIDHEQAFGRDGVYGSSFEPDFSDNTKRFSLLAHAAFQVCRKQGWIPDIVHAHDWATGLVPVLLRFTEKNTEFKNTASIFTIHNMGYQGVYSKHTFPDTGLDWSDFYSTGFEDWDRINFLKAALVSSDMLTTVSPTYAEEIKRPEFGFRMDGILRYREKELIGILNGVDTSIWNPSKDEYIPYRYNSKTLEEKEKNKAVLQERLGLEIDPSIPVFGMISRLVDQKGISELFGPMYGSAFKICSDIKLQMIVLGAGESWCEKELNFLSQRLPNFRAYIGYNEELSHLIEAGSDFFLMPSRYEPCGLNQMYSLIYGTLPIVRKTGGLADTVENYNEETGEGTGFVLEYLSPQSIYDTVGWATYAWYNKKDHIKKMRTKAMGKKFGWTIAAEKYLKVYADAIEKKASML
- a CDS encoding DUF2062 domain-containing protein — protein: MIKYVTSFFKAINANAHPGDIAHAAALGLFLAILPKNNLTFTFLFFLSIFIRINKGAFFLSFILFGFITPFMDVLINNIGFWVVQLPFLHPIFLILENIPFVALFKLSNTMVLGGIVWGLILYTPVYILTRIITAKYRKYMQPAVGNAKGVGILGKIPILRHLTKISDIKDNF